A single genomic interval of Clostridium facile harbors:
- a CDS encoding zinc-ribbon domain containing protein has translation MYEDKTLTCKECGAEFVFTAGEQEFYAEKGFVNEPQRCKSCRDARKNASKASREMYTATCASCGGEAKVPFQPREDRPVYCSECFAKMREE, from the coding sequence ATGTACGAAGACAAAACATTAACTTGTAAAGAATGTGGAGCAGAATTTGTTTTTACCGCTGGTGAACAAGAATTCTACGCTGAAAAAGGGTTTGTTAATGAACCACAAAGATGTAAAAGCTGCCGTGATGCCCGTAAAAACGCATCCAAGGCAAGCAGAGAAATGTATACTGCAACCTGTGCTTCCTGTGGTGGAGAAGCAAAAGTTCCTTTCCAACCACGTGAAGACCGTCCAGTTTATTGCAGCGAATGCTTCGCTAAAATGAGAGAAGAATAA
- the rbr gene encoding rubrerythrin: MNLKGTKTEQNLLTAFAGESQARNKYTYYASQARKQGYEQIAAIFEETAHNECAHAKLWFKLLNQGIPQLDECLRDAAAGENYEWTEMYAEFAKVAEEENFPQIANMFRGVAEIEKSHEQRYTTLLENLQNGKVFEKDGEYAWICRNCGHIHFSDKAPEVCPVCAHPQAYFELHVINY; encoded by the coding sequence ATGAATCTAAAAGGAACAAAAACAGAACAGAATTTATTAACTGCTTTTGCCGGTGAATCACAGGCTCGCAATAAGTACACCTACTATGCCAGCCAGGCGAGGAAACAGGGGTATGAACAAATTGCGGCCATTTTTGAGGAAACAGCCCATAATGAGTGCGCCCATGCGAAACTGTGGTTTAAACTGCTAAACCAGGGGATTCCACAGTTGGATGAATGTTTGCGGGATGCTGCTGCTGGGGAAAATTATGAGTGGACAGAGATGTACGCTGAATTTGCCAAAGTAGCGGAAGAAGAAAACTTCCCTCAAATCGCCAATATGTTCCGTGGGGTGGCGGAGATTGAAAAAAGCCACGAACAACGGTACACTACTTTACTGGAAAATCTGCAGAATGGCAAAGTGTTTGAAAAAGATGGGGAATACGCATGGATTTGCCGGAACTGCGGCCATATCCACTTTTCGGATAAGGCGCCGGAAGTTTGCCCTGTATGTGCCCATCCACAAGCCTATTTTGAATTACATGTAATAAACTATTAA
- a CDS encoding Nif3-like dinuclear metal center hexameric protein, whose translation MATVKQMEMYINSFAPFDTQEDFDNAGFLVGDGERNVTCALIALDATKEVIQQAIELKAELIITHHPIIFHPLKKLMADSPVYLLAQHGISVISAHTNLDKAKGGVNDVLAEKLGLQQVSLLEGGEEMGRIGELSHPMEPDSFAQYVKQALDANGLRYTVGNRPVQKVAVLGGGGDFALYPAMEAGADALVTGEAKHHILLDAHSSGFTFVDAGHFDTENLVCPALKQRLEQEFPQTEFILADFQNPVLYLGD comes from the coding sequence ATGGCTACTGTAAAACAAATGGAAATGTATATCAACTCTTTTGCCCCTTTTGATACCCAGGAGGACTTTGATAATGCCGGATTCCTGGTGGGGGATGGGGAGCGCAACGTTACCTGCGCCTTAATTGCGTTGGACGCTACCAAAGAGGTAATTCAGCAGGCAATCGAGTTAAAAGCGGAACTGATTATTACCCACCATCCAATTATTTTCCATCCATTGAAAAAATTGATGGCAGACAGCCCTGTTTACCTGTTGGCGCAGCATGGCATCAGCGTAATATCTGCCCACACCAATTTGGACAAGGCGAAAGGCGGCGTGAATGATGTGCTGGCGGAAAAACTGGGTTTGCAGCAGGTTTCCCTCCTGGAAGGCGGGGAAGAAATGGGTAGGATTGGCGAGCTATCCCATCCTATGGAGCCAGATTCGTTTGCCCAATATGTGAAACAGGCATTAGATGCCAACGGATTACGTTATACCGTGGGGAACCGTCCCGTCCAAAAAGTGGCGGTATTAGGCGGTGGTGGAGATTTTGCCCTGTATCCTGCAATGGAGGCCGGTGCGGATGCCCTGGTGACAGGGGAAGCAAAACACCACATTTTGCTGGATGCCCATTCCAGTGGATTTACCTTTGTGGACGCCGGACATTTTGACACCGAAAACCTAGTTTGCCCCGCTTTGAAACAGCGTTTGGAACAGGAGTTCCCGCAAACCGAATTTATCTTAGCGGATTTTCAAAATCCAGTGCTTTATTTAGGAGATTAA
- a CDS encoding Fur family transcriptional regulator, producing the protein MKYSKQREIILDYVKKNLVHPTANHVYSSLKKEHPNLSLGTVYRNLNQLAELGMIQKIEVAGAPDRFDGNITPHYHAICVKCNEMFDFQIDPKQLDLTSAIKGEGFHQIVSCDVSIKCVCEHCASVKNS; encoded by the coding sequence ATGAAATACTCAAAACAGCGGGAGATTATCCTGGACTATGTAAAGAAAAATTTAGTGCATCCTACTGCAAATCATGTGTATTCTTCTTTAAAAAAAGAGCATCCTAATCTTAGCTTAGGTACAGTTTACCGCAATTTAAACCAACTGGCTGAACTTGGGATGATCCAAAAGATTGAAGTAGCAGGGGCACCAGACCGTTTTGACGGCAATATTACCCCTCATTATCACGCAATATGTGTGAAATGTAACGAAATGTTCGATTTCCAGATTGATCCTAAGCAACTGGATTTAACTTCAGCAATTAAAGGAGAAGGATTCCACCAGATTGTCAGTTGTGATGTAAGCATTAAATGTGTTTGTGAACACTGTGCCTCGGTAAAAAATAGCTGA
- a CDS encoding YjdF family protein → MGTISKFTVLFEPPFWVGIFERQQGNHYEACKIIFGAEPKEGEIYEFFLHHWDSLRFSPAIQTEAVKQQSHNPKRLQRQIQKQLRQTGVGTKAQQAFKQMQEQGKQERCIRNRQRKQEQKELVFQQKQQKRKEKHKGH, encoded by the coding sequence ATGGGCACAATATCCAAATTCACTGTTCTGTTTGAACCCCCTTTTTGGGTGGGTATTTTTGAGCGGCAGCAGGGGAACCATTACGAGGCTTGTAAAATTATTTTTGGAGCCGAACCAAAAGAGGGAGAAATCTATGAGTTTTTCCTTCATCACTGGGATTCCCTGCGGTTTAGCCCAGCAATTCAAACCGAGGCGGTAAAACAGCAAAGCCATAACCCGAAACGCCTGCAACGGCAGATTCAAAAACAGTTACGCCAAACCGGAGTTGGTACAAAGGCGCAGCAGGCGTTCAAACAGATGCAGGAACAGGGCAAGCAGGAACGGTGTATCCGCAACCGTCAACGGAAACAGGAGCAAAAAGAACTTGTTTTCCAACAAAAACAACAAAAGCGGAAAGAAAAACACAAAGGGCATTAA
- a CDS encoding DUF6173 family protein yields MELNYLNASGKSAVTGNPPLKEILNAIQAFEQNLEEHQEIALKLGGFGQSLTMFAEEIQCINDNMILFKGVSPHGEACTLIQHISQVNFILAAVPKSRDAETARRIKFMI; encoded by the coding sequence ATGGAACTGAATTATTTAAATGCTTCCGGAAAATCAGCTGTTACCGGAAACCCACCGTTGAAAGAAATCCTAAATGCAATCCAAGCATTTGAGCAAAACTTGGAGGAACATCAGGAAATCGCCTTAAAATTAGGTGGATTTGGGCAATCCCTGACCATGTTTGCGGAAGAAATCCAATGTATCAACGATAATATGATTCTCTTTAAAGGGGTATCCCCCCACGGCGAAGCCTGTACCTTAATCCAGCACATTAGCCAGGTAAACTTTATCCTTGCGGCTGTGCCAAAATCCAGGGATGCCGAAACCGCCCGCAGAATCAAATTTATGATCTAG
- the mutY gene encoding A/G-specific adenine glycosylase, with amino-acid sequence MTQQEQTILQQLPSLLLSWYDQQARILPWREQPTPYRVWISEIMLQQTRVEAVKPYFERFVTTLPTIADLANVDDQLLLKLWEGLGYYNRARNLKRAAKFVVKEYGGELPADYQALLMLPGIGAYTAGAIASIAFHIRRPAVDGNVLRVISRILAKKDDITLPKVKENVEEMITKILPEQRVGDFNQSLMELGATVCLPNGEPLCQTCPVQAICQGYQQGIAPELPIKTKKADRKIQDKTILLLLCNGKVAIRQRENKGLLAGLWEFPSIDEKRNKTQLERELIQQGYLVSSIHPVGKSKHIFSHIEWRMNGYLVRLNYPVPEFTWVTEEELQEQYPLPTAFKFYQQALEEDIQTSLFQ; translated from the coding sequence GTGACACAACAAGAACAAACCATTTTACAACAGCTCCCTTCCCTTTTATTGAGCTGGTACGACCAACAGGCAAGAATCCTACCTTGGCGGGAACAGCCTACGCCATACCGTGTGTGGATTTCCGAAATTATGCTGCAACAAACCCGTGTGGAGGCAGTAAAGCCTTATTTTGAACGGTTTGTAACTACCCTGCCCACCATTGCCGACCTAGCCAATGTGGATGACCAGCTTTTATTGAAATTGTGGGAAGGTCTGGGATATTATAACCGCGCCCGCAATTTAAAGCGGGCAGCTAAGTTTGTAGTAAAAGAATATGGTGGGGAACTGCCAGCGGATTACCAGGCATTATTAATGCTTCCTGGCATTGGAGCATATACAGCGGGGGCCATTGCATCCATTGCGTTTCATATTCGTCGCCCTGCTGTAGATGGAAACGTTTTGCGGGTGATTTCCCGTATCCTGGCGAAAAAAGATGATATTACGTTGCCAAAAGTAAAAGAAAATGTAGAAGAAATGATAACAAAAATTTTGCCAGAACAACGGGTGGGGGATTTTAACCAGTCCTTAATGGAGTTGGGCGCTACAGTCTGCCTTCCCAACGGGGAACCTCTTTGTCAAACCTGTCCTGTCCAAGCTATTTGCCAGGGATATCAACAGGGTATCGCTCCAGAGCTTCCCATAAAAACAAAAAAAGCGGATCGAAAAATCCAGGATAAAACCATCCTACTATTGCTGTGTAATGGCAAAGTAGCAATCCGCCAAAGGGAAAACAAAGGGCTTCTAGCTGGACTATGGGAATTTCCAAGCATTGATGAAAAAAGAAACAAAACCCAGCTGGAAAGGGAACTGATCCAACAGGGCTATCTGGTTTCGTCGATCCATCCAGTTGGGAAAAGCAAGCATATTTTCAGCCATATTGAATGGAGGATGAACGGCTATCTGGTCCGCCTGAATTACCCTGTGCCGGAATTCACCTGGGTAACCGAGGAGGAACTCCAAGAGCAGTACCCTTTGCCAACTGCCTTCAAGTTTTACCAACAAGCACTGGAAGAAGATATACAAACCAGTCTGTTCCAATAG
- a CDS encoding sigma-70 family RNA polymerase sigma factor translates to MEHPYNPDAFQANDLTESEAGRLVETYMGLVVKLASKFHVDGMEQEDLIQEGLIGLLDAIRTYQLDRDTSFQTYASTCIRNRILKAAQSAAAKKHSLLNQSLPLEESIVVDSSEPADPELLFLAKEKQQEMNRQIKILLSSFEKETLFLYLQGYSYDAMSKRLHVPKKSVDNALVRIRKKLKFLVN, encoded by the coding sequence ATGGAACATCCATACAATCCAGATGCTTTTCAAGCCAATGATCTGACTGAATCAGAAGCAGGGCGATTGGTGGAAACCTATATGGGGCTTGTTGTAAAACTTGCATCCAAGTTCCATGTGGACGGAATGGAGCAGGAAGACCTGATCCAAGAAGGGTTGATTGGGTTGCTAGACGCAATTCGCACCTATCAGTTGGATCGAGATACTTCGTTCCAGACATATGCCAGTACTTGTATCCGCAACAGGATTTTAAAAGCAGCTCAAAGTGCGGCTGCAAAAAAACATAGTTTGCTGAACCAATCCCTTCCTTTGGAAGAATCTATTGTAGTGGATTCTTCTGAGCCGGCAGACCCTGAGTTGTTGTTTCTTGCCAAAGAAAAACAACAGGAAATGAACCGGCAAATCAAAATACTTTTGTCTTCGTTTGAGAAGGAAACCTTGTTTTTGTATCTGCAAGGCTACAGCTACGATGCGATGTCAAAACGGCTGCATGTACCAAAAAAGTCGGTTGACAATGCCCTGGTTCGAATCCGGAAGAAGCTAAAGTTTTTAGTAAATTAG
- a CDS encoding tRNA (adenine(22)-N(1))-methyltransferase has translation MRKFVLDQRLAAAASLVRPGAIVADIGCDHGMLAAHLVMEGKAKHVYASDVNEKPLSQAKALIQRYGLEQSVTTVLSDGLEQIPQTVDTIIMCGMGGELIADLIQPAKWVFQPGKRLVLQPMTFVDKLRKWLAYNGFTIQKEIPVLEPTHTYCVMAVEYTGQTLELSDFQAVAGKIPPSTKDGQEYLQRQLKKYTRMLHGLEHAKQKNEKQEQIQQLVESLTDYLNHPVTE, from the coding sequence ATGCGAAAATTTGTGTTGGATCAACGGTTGGCCGCTGCCGCCAGCCTGGTACGCCCAGGGGCAATTGTGGCGGATATTGGATGCGACCACGGCATGTTGGCGGCCCATTTGGTGATGGAGGGGAAAGCGAAACATGTATATGCTTCGGATGTAAACGAAAAGCCCCTTTCTCAAGCAAAGGCGTTGATACAGCGTTATGGATTGGAGCAGTCGGTCACCACAGTTTTATCCGATGGGTTGGAGCAAATCCCCCAAACAGTGGATACAATTATTATGTGCGGCATGGGGGGAGAACTGATTGCGGATTTAATCCAACCGGCAAAATGGGTATTCCAGCCGGGAAAACGGTTGGTCCTCCAGCCCATGACCTTTGTGGACAAGCTGCGGAAATGGCTTGCCTACAACGGCTTTACCATCCAAAAAGAAATTCCGGTTTTAGAACCTACCCACACTTACTGCGTCATGGCGGTGGAATACACTGGGCAAACCTTAGAATTATCTGACTTTCAGGCTGTGGCGGGAAAAATACCGCCCTCCACTAAGGATGGACAGGAATATCTCCAGCGCCAGCTGAAAAAATATACCCGTATGCTGCATGGGCTGGAGCATGCGAAGCAAAAAAATGAAAAACAGGAACAGATTCAACAGCTGGTGGAGTCGTTAACAGATTATCTCAACCATCCTGTGACAGAATAG
- a CDS encoding RluA family pseudouridine synthase — MERIFTTVISQQQDGQTVASILKQLGFSNGMVRRLKRIPNGIQLNGKHAKTPDIAQTGDQLRLVLETADAVSEHIVPVKGELDIVYEDLDLLILNKPAGIPVHPSQGHFEDSLANRVMAYYQNQGLNFVFRAVNRLDRGTSGLMAVAKHSFTQDALCSQMGEKLMQRSYLAIVCGTPQPASGTIRLPIAREEGSTIKRIVSPNGVEAITHYQTIRSNNGCSLLRIQLETGRTHQIRVHFSHLGHPLAGDFLYGTQLPELPQGHALHSEQLKLYHPILRKWMVFTAPLPKPLQQLID, encoded by the coding sequence ATGGAACGTATTTTCACAACAGTGATTTCCCAACAGCAGGATGGTCAAACGGTAGCATCTATTTTAAAACAGCTTGGCTTTTCCAACGGCATGGTACGCCGACTAAAACGCATCCCCAACGGTATCCAGCTAAACGGGAAACATGCCAAAACCCCTGATATTGCCCAAACCGGCGATCAGCTCCGATTAGTTTTGGAAACCGCTGATGCTGTTTCGGAACATATTGTGCCGGTAAAAGGTGAACTGGATATTGTTTACGAGGATTTGGATTTACTGATTTTAAATAAACCGGCGGGAATACCTGTCCATCCATCCCAGGGGCACTTTGAGGATAGCCTGGCAAACCGGGTGATGGCATACTACCAAAACCAGGGGCTTAACTTTGTGTTCCGGGCGGTAAACCGTTTGGATCGAGGGACGTCCGGTTTAATGGCAGTGGCAAAACATTCATTTACCCAAGACGCCCTTTGCTCCCAAATGGGGGAAAAACTGATGCAGCGCAGCTACCTTGCAATTGTGTGCGGTACACCCCAGCCTGCATCTGGAACCATCCGCCTGCCCATTGCCCGGGAAGAAGGCAGCACCATTAAACGGATTGTCAGCCCAAACGGGGTGGAAGCAATTACCCATTACCAGACAATCCGCTCCAACAATGGATGCAGCCTATTGCGGATTCAGTTGGAAACCGGGCGTACCCATCAAATCAGGGTTCATTTTTCCCATTTAGGCCATCCATTGGCAGGGGATTTTTTGTATGGTACCCAACTTCCAGAACTTCCACAAGGGCATGCCCTTCATTCAGAACAGCTAAAATTATACCACCCTATTTTGCGGAAATGGATGGTATTTACTGCCCCATTGCCAAAACCACTACAACAGTTGATTGATTAG
- a CDS encoding thioredoxin family protein, with product MGFIGDKLEQWKEKRRIREEERELYPFGKPKEQSRFIVLGGFGRRHKQNLANVQQAVQELGFDDKVLYLSDNRDIVRYGVLYTPALVVDGTVVSKAEFLSVEEAKDYITEALQNENSPSDSLEGTEEEL from the coding sequence ATGGGATTTATCGGAGATAAATTGGAACAATGGAAAGAAAAAAGACGGATTCGGGAAGAAGAACGGGAACTTTACCCATTTGGAAAGCCAAAAGAACAAAGTCGTTTTATTGTGTTAGGCGGATTTGGCAGGCGGCATAAACAAAACCTGGCCAATGTCCAACAGGCAGTACAAGAACTGGGGTTTGATGACAAAGTACTCTACCTTAGCGATAATCGGGATATTGTACGCTATGGTGTATTATATACCCCAGCTTTGGTCGTAGACGGAACCGTGGTTTCCAAAGCGGAATTTCTTTCGGTAGAAGAAGCAAAAGATTATATTACCGAAGCGTTGCAAAATGAAAACTCTCCTTCTGATAGCCTGGAAGGGACGGAAGAAGAGCTATAG
- the thiC gene encoding phosphomethylpyrimidine synthase ThiC: protein MDAAKKGIITKEMAAVAKEEQIPETELMELVAKGQVVIPANKNHTCLKPHGIGSKLKTKINVNLGTSKDCLDLDVEMKKVMTAVDLGAEAIMDLSSFGDTQVFRRKLTAECPAVLGTVPIYDAVVYYNKALKAITSQQWIDIVKMHAEDGVDFMTIHCGINKETAKRFKQAKRHTNIVSRGGSIIFAWMELTGNENPFYEHFDEILDICQQYDVTLSLGDACRPGSIEDAGDISQIEELVTLGELTMRAWEKNVQVMIEGPGHMPLNQIRANMEIQQTICKGAPFYVLGPLVTDVAPGYDHITAAIGGAIAATYGASFLCYVTPAEHLRLPTVDDVKEGIIASKIAAHAADVAKGVKGAKDWDYQMSEARRNLDWEKQFELAMDGEKARRYRAESTPEREDTCTMCGKMCAVRNINKILRGEDVDIMD, encoded by the coding sequence ATGGATGCAGCAAAAAAAGGAATTATCACCAAAGAAATGGCGGCTGTTGCCAAAGAGGAACAGATTCCGGAAACAGAGTTAATGGAACTGGTTGCGAAAGGCCAGGTAGTAATCCCTGCAAACAAAAACCATACCTGTTTAAAACCTCATGGGATTGGCAGCAAACTAAAAACAAAAATCAATGTTAATTTAGGAACCTCTAAGGACTGCCTGGATTTAGATGTTGAGATGAAAAAAGTAATGACCGCTGTTGATTTGGGTGCGGAAGCTATTATGGATTTAAGTTCATTTGGCGATACCCAGGTGTTCCGCAGAAAATTAACCGCCGAATGTCCAGCTGTTTTGGGTACTGTGCCAATTTATGACGCTGTGGTATATTATAATAAAGCGTTAAAAGCGATTACCTCCCAGCAGTGGATTGATATTGTAAAAATGCACGCCGAAGATGGTGTGGATTTTATGACCATCCACTGTGGCATCAACAAAGAAACCGCAAAGCGTTTTAAACAGGCAAAACGCCATACCAATATCGTCTCCCGTGGGGGTTCCATTATTTTTGCGTGGATGGAGCTGACAGGGAACGAAAACCCATTTTATGAGCATTTTGATGAAATTTTGGATATTTGCCAGCAATACGATGTTACTTTAAGCCTGGGGGATGCCTGCCGTCCAGGAAGCATCGAAGATGCGGGAGATATTTCTCAAATTGAGGAATTGGTTACCTTGGGCGAACTGACCATGCGGGCGTGGGAAAAGAACGTCCAGGTAATGATTGAAGGGCCAGGACATATGCCTTTGAACCAGATTCGTGCGAATATGGAAATTCAGCAGACCATCTGTAAAGGGGCGCCTTTTTATGTGTTAGGGCCTTTGGTAACCGATGTCGCTCCAGGGTATGACCATATTACCGCAGCCATTGGTGGTGCAATTGCCGCAACTTATGGAGCTTCTTTCCTCTGCTATGTGACACCGGCAGAACATCTTCGCCTGCCAACTGTAGACGATGTAAAAGAGGGGATTATCGCCTCTAAAATTGCCGCCCATGCCGCTGATGTTGCCAAAGGGGTAAAGGGTGCGAAAGACTGGGATTACCAGATGAGCGAAGCACGCCGCAACCTGGACTGGGAAAAACAGTTTGAGCTGGCCATGGACGGAGAAAAAGCAAGAAGATACCGTGCGGAATCCACTCCGGAACGGGAAGACACCTGTACCATGTGCGGAAAAATGTGTGCAGTACGCAATATCAATAAAATCCTGCGTGGCGAAGATGTAGACATCATGGATTAA
- a CDS encoding GH25 family lysozyme — protein sequence MERKGIDVSQYQGKIDWELVKYQGIQFAMLCSGIGCRKDNQLYQNGMGAVSNGIPIGIYHCGQAANADEAFREAEFCLKSIQSIPVCYPVAYDCSRLWHLGMDQEQINGVCFAFAMKVKLEGYFPSIFDFSHRWNQGLKMCSEHCCARWVADYQIEPPDIVQPYTIWQYSCTGRVAGVPKNVGLNLCYRDYTDFSIDVCELGNQE from the coding sequence ATGGAGCGGAAAGGAATTGATGTAAGCCAATACCAGGGAAAAATTGATTGGGAGTTGGTAAAATATCAGGGAATCCAGTTTGCTATGCTATGCTCCGGAATTGGTTGTAGAAAGGATAACCAGCTGTATCAAAACGGAATGGGGGCGGTTTCCAATGGCATCCCCATTGGCATCTACCATTGTGGTCAGGCGGCAAACGCGGATGAAGCATTTAGGGAGGCTGAATTTTGTTTGAAATCCATCCAGTCCATTCCTGTCTGTTACCCTGTTGCGTATGATTGCAGCCGTTTATGGCATTTGGGGATGGACCAGGAACAAATTAACGGTGTTTGTTTTGCGTTTGCCATGAAGGTAAAACTGGAGGGATATTTCCCTTCTATTTTTGATTTTTCCCATCGGTGGAATCAGGGGCTGAAAATGTGTTCGGAACATTGCTGTGCCAGATGGGTGGCAGATTATCAAATAGAACCGCCGGATATTGTCCAGCCCTATACCATTTGGCAGTACAGCTGTACTGGAAGGGTGGCTGGAGTTCCAAAGAATGTAGGGCTAAATTTATGTTACCGGGATTACACGGATTTTTCAATTGATGTTTGTGAACTGGGCAATCAAGAATAG
- a CDS encoding B12-binding domain-containing radical SAM protein, with amino-acid sequence MKFILVSLNAKFIHSNLAIRSIQKYTQLHTGIMPEIREYTINQPEELILRELFEEHPDIVGFSCYIWNIDMILRLVVQLKQVAPDITIVLGGPEVSYNSKELLESYPVDMVIRGEGEKTFAELVQALQNKVSLDSVKGLTWKIGSQLVENPPQPPLRLDDIPFVYDDERMAQFQNRIIYYESSRGCPYQCAYCLSSIEKGVRLLSEQRVEQDLQFFLDHRVKQVKFVDRSFNCNKHHALHIWKYVAEHDNGITNFHCEINGDTLDEESISFLQTARKGLFQFEIGIQTTNEKTLKEIHRKNNFDRIAQVVAALQKNKNIHLHLDLIAGLPHEDYHSFGKSFNDVYALHPDQFQLGFLKLLKGSDLERRQKELGITCRKTAPYEVLFTRWLPFERTLQLKMIEEMVEQYYNSNRFKACIRYLETLFPTPFSLYENLAGFYQKKGYHKVSHTKEQAYTILYEFLMELPKGNLEYFQWLAKFDLYSHEKAKKIPSWIPNDLTTEQKQPIYQFYNQPENIKTYLPDYQNLNGLQIYRMAHLEKFPFHPLTGQQQECYLLFNYRQTDLLGNALVIELPVEQIETEMEN; translated from the coding sequence ATGAAGTTTATCCTAGTATCTTTAAACGCCAAGTTCATCCATTCCAATTTGGCAATCCGAAGTATACAAAAATATACACAGCTACATACTGGCATTATGCCAGAAATACGGGAATACACCATCAACCAGCCGGAAGAGCTGATATTACGGGAATTATTTGAGGAACATCCGGATATTGTGGGCTTTTCCTGTTACATTTGGAATATTGATATGATTTTGCGCCTTGTGGTGCAGTTAAAACAAGTTGCTCCTGATATAACTATTGTATTGGGAGGACCGGAAGTGAGCTACAACTCCAAAGAACTACTAGAATCCTATCCAGTGGATATGGTCATCCGTGGTGAAGGGGAAAAAACCTTTGCGGAATTGGTACAGGCTCTTCAGAATAAGGTCAGTCTTGACAGTGTAAAAGGGCTAACATGGAAAATTGGTTCCCAATTGGTCGAGAACCCTCCTCAACCCCCTTTGCGTTTGGATGATATCCCATTTGTTTATGACGATGAACGGATGGCACAGTTCCAAAACCGGATTATCTATTATGAATCTTCCCGCGGCTGTCCATATCAGTGCGCTTACTGCCTCTCCTCTATCGAAAAGGGGGTAAGGCTGCTTTCGGAGCAACGGGTGGAACAAGATTTACAGTTCTTTTTGGACCATCGGGTGAAACAGGTTAAATTTGTAGACCGTTCGTTTAACTGCAACAAGCATCACGCCCTGCATATTTGGAAATATGTAGCGGAACATGATAATGGCATTACCAATTTCCATTGTGAAATCAATGGGGATACACTGGATGAAGAATCTATTTCCTTTTTACAAACCGCAAGAAAAGGGCTCTTCCAGTTTGAAATTGGCATCCAGACCACCAACGAAAAAACCTTGAAGGAAATCCACCGAAAAAATAACTTTGACCGAATTGCCCAGGTAGTAGCTGCCTTGCAGAAAAACAAAAACATCCACCTTCATCTGGATTTAATTGCCGGGCTTCCCCATGAGGACTATCACAGTTTTGGAAAATCCTTTAACGATGTATACGCTTTGCATCCGGATCAATTTCAATTGGGATTTTTAAAACTGCTAAAGGGGTCGGATTTAGAGCGGCGCCAAAAAGAATTGGGGATTACCTGTCGGAAAACTGCTCCATATGAAGTCCTCTTTACCAGATGGCTGCCATTTGAACGGACCTTGCAACTAAAAATGATAGAGGAAATGGTGGAGCAATATTACAATTCTAACCGTTTTAAAGCCTGTATCCGCTATTTGGAGACCCTATTCCCTACCCCGTTCTCCCTATATGAGAACTTAGCAGGATTCTACCAGAAAAAAGGCTACCACAAGGTTAGCCATACCAAAGAACAGGCATATACTATTTTATATGAATTCCTAATGGAACTCCCCAAAGGAAATTTGGAATATTTCCAGTGGCTGGCGAAATTCGACCTGTACTCCCACGAAAAGGCGAAAAAAATCCCGTCTTGGATTCCAAACGACCTAACCACAGAACAAAAACAGCCAATTTACCAGTTCTATAACCAGCCGGAAAATATCAAAACCTATCTTCCAGACTACCAAAACCTGAACGGGCTACAGATATATCGAATGGCACATTTAGAAAAATTTCCTTTTCATCCCCTTACAGGCCAACAGCAAGAATGTTACCTCCTGTTTAACTACCGCCAAACAGACCTGCTAGGGAATGCCCTTGTCATAGAATTACCAGTAGAACAGATTGAAACAGAAATGGAGAATTAA